One segment of Anatilimnocola aggregata DNA contains the following:
- a CDS encoding glyoxalase superfamily protein yields MSFQVLQTIPILRIFSVEKAREFYLDFLGFAVDWEHRFDERAPIYLQISRAGCVLHLSEHHDDCCPGSTVFIRVAGLEEYHREITGKNYGYMRPGIAKTFHQSKGMEVIDPFGNRLRFDESMVSGS; encoded by the coding sequence ATGTCGTTTCAGGTACTGCAGACGATTCCCATCTTGCGAATCTTTAGCGTCGAGAAAGCGCGGGAGTTTTATCTCGACTTTCTGGGCTTCGCGGTCGACTGGGAACATCGCTTCGACGAACGTGCGCCGATCTACCTGCAGATTTCGCGCGCGGGCTGCGTACTGCATCTCTCGGAGCATCATGACGATTGTTGTCCCGGTTCGACTGTCTTTATTCGGGTTGCGGGACTGGAGGAGTATCATCGTGAGATCACGGGCAAGAACTACGGCTACATGCGTCCGGGCATCGCGAAAACGTTCCATCAGTCAAAGGGAATGGAGGTGATCGACCCGTTTGGAAATCGCCTGCGGTTCGACGAATCGATGGTGTCAGGTAGTTGA
- a CDS encoding cytochrome P450: MFANLVRCLTRLPGQLLGRNPFRGDCLPSRVKLIHFGSGRGTFPFPHPWNYDRPIEILESYFWNSENETGGGQHNRFLDVPGFAPILVTRDPQIIRAITTETGDKPGQFDRDTLPSTGIARATGNDTLLYSNGAIWKSQRKLAASPFGKTTLFQPEMFHEFAETFRHTVLKRLEVLRQHLLSSGEKSVRIPLEPEIKAVMLEMLTNSFFGTTLSYDEIRNCYVPGLERVIEHIVGDTVKNKLGIPVWKLPSLTRGMAQTKRDFACFEALTDHVLAARNEGKGLWKQFKSDVPNEALRSNLKVFLAGALEATTSYASWAVAHLARHPAAQEKVWEEVKSLEDYSPEHLDAAKYLGRVLDETLRLTPSLYFLPRQATVDTWVDTADGRKMFIPQGTHVLLDVWHANRHEDHWGTAVAGYPAVDFAPERWEHLAAAGRASKDVLHFGFGHGPRVCPGKHLGQLEVALVVGALLKMFRLRSPVAEYRVKAGVSTKPLDGTLVDLELR; encoded by the coding sequence ATGTTTGCCAACCTTGTAAGATGCCTGACTCGCTTGCCTGGACAATTGCTCGGCCGCAATCCGTTCCGCGGAGATTGTCTCCCCTCGCGAGTGAAACTCATTCACTTTGGCTCGGGGCGCGGGACGTTTCCGTTCCCGCATCCTTGGAACTACGACCGGCCAATTGAGATTCTAGAAAGCTATTTTTGGAACTCGGAAAACGAAACTGGTGGTGGCCAGCACAATCGCTTTCTCGACGTGCCAGGTTTTGCCCCGATCCTCGTAACGCGTGATCCGCAAATCATCCGCGCGATCACGACGGAAACGGGTGATAAGCCGGGCCAGTTCGATCGCGATACGCTCCCTTCTACGGGAATTGCCCGCGCCACGGGCAACGACACACTCCTCTATTCGAATGGCGCGATCTGGAAGTCACAGCGCAAACTGGCTGCGTCACCGTTCGGCAAGACCACACTCTTCCAACCCGAAATGTTTCACGAGTTTGCCGAGACCTTTCGGCACACTGTCCTGAAACGGCTCGAAGTGCTGCGGCAACACCTGCTTAGCAGCGGCGAGAAATCAGTCCGCATTCCGCTTGAACCGGAGATCAAAGCGGTGATGCTCGAGATGCTTACGAATAGCTTCTTCGGCACAACATTGTCATACGACGAAATCCGTAACTGCTACGTCCCGGGACTCGAACGCGTGATCGAGCACATCGTGGGAGATACGGTTAAGAACAAGCTCGGCATTCCCGTCTGGAAGTTACCGAGCTTGACGCGCGGCATGGCACAAACAAAGCGAGATTTCGCCTGCTTCGAGGCACTCACTGACCACGTGCTGGCTGCCCGCAACGAGGGAAAAGGCCTGTGGAAGCAGTTCAAGTCGGATGTTCCCAATGAGGCTCTGCGGAGCAATCTGAAAGTCTTTCTCGCTGGTGCCTTGGAAGCGACAACTTCCTATGCCAGTTGGGCCGTGGCTCACCTGGCACGACATCCGGCAGCCCAAGAGAAGGTGTGGGAGGAAGTGAAGTCGCTCGAAGACTACTCTCCCGAGCATCTCGACGCCGCGAAGTATTTGGGGCGAGTCCTCGACGAGACGTTGCGGCTGACTCCCTCGCTATACTTTCTGCCGCGGCAGGCAACGGTCGATACCTGGGTCGATACGGCGGACGGACGGAAGATGTTCATTCCACAGGGGACGCACGTGTTGCTCGACGTGTGGCACGCTAATCGTCACGAAGATCACTGGGGAACAGCAGTCGCGGGCTATCCGGCCGTCGACTTTGCTCCGGAGCGTTGGGAGCATCTCGCCGCCGCGGGCCGGGCCTCGAAGGACGTGCTCCACTTCGGCTTTGGTCACGGCCCCCGCGTTTGCCCTGGCAAGCATCTCGGGCAGCTCGAAGTCGCGCTCGTCGTCGGCGCACTCCTGAAGATGTTCCGCCTCCGCTCGCCGGTTGCTGAATACCGAGTGAAAGCGGGAGTCTCGACCAAACCGCTCGATGGGACACTGGTCGATTTGGAACTGCGATAA